The Salvia miltiorrhiza cultivar Shanhuang (shh) chromosome 1, IMPLAD_Smil_shh, whole genome shotgun sequence genome has a window encoding:
- the LOC131014879 gene encoding cytochrome P450 714C2-like isoform X2 — translation MEAAIRLSDMYTFSLGNKPILVVNKYDVIKEVVTCISHDLAKPYSGLDLESLFGNGIVTSNGQIWAHQRKILAPQLFTDKVKAMTNLIEESALMLIESWKDVIDGEGGEADIKIDDYLQKFSGEVISRACFGSSYAEGEQLFQKLAALQKVTTKKGFSLGIPGMGYIPTKHNRRSWELQGDVRELILKLLKQKKEANLEKNMLGVILEGAQSSNNSSLDTIDKFTIDNCKSIYFAGSESTATTASWCLMLLAANQEWQQRVREEVVRVCRGKTIDSDSLRDMKQLTMVINESLRLYPAVPVMAREALKELEFAGTRIPKGVTIWILVIALHTDPNIWGPDSYQFKPERFANGTSGACKLPHLFMPFGFGPRICLGLNLAMVELKILLAHILSNFSISLSPKYVHSPSMNLVLEPRNGVHLVIKRLDRHVAAS, via the exons A GTGATATGTATACGTTTTCGCTGGGAAATAAACCAATACTAGTTGTGAACAAATATGATGTAATAAAAGAGGTGGTTACATGCATATCCCACGATTTGGCGAAACCTTATTCCGGATTAGATTTGGAATCTTTGTTTGGCAACGGCATTGTCACATCAAACGGCCAAATTTGGGCTCATCAGAGGAAGATTCTTGCTCCTCAACTGTTCACTGACAAAGTCAAG GCAATGACAAATTTGATTGAAGAATCAGCATTGATGTTGATAGAATCATGGAAGGATGTGATAGATGGTGAAGGTGGTGAAGCAGATATCAAAATTGATGACTACTTACAAAAATTCTCTGGAGAAGTGATTTCAAGAGCTTGTTTTGGAAGCAGCTATGCTGAAGGAGAACAACTTTTTCAAAAACTTGCAGCTCTTCAAAAAGTTACAACCAAGAAAGGATTCTCTCTAGGCATTCCTGGCATGGG ATATATTCCCACAAAGCACAATAGGAGATCATGGGAGTTGCAGGGAGATGTGAGAGAATTGATCTTGAAgttattaaaacaaaaaaaagaagcaaactTAGAGAAAAATATGCTTGGAGTGATTCTTGAAGGGGCTCAAAGCAGTAATAACTCAAGCTTAGATACAATCGACAAATTCACCATTGATAACTGCAAAAGCATTTATTTTGCTGGATCCGAATCTACTGCAACTACAGCATCTTGGTGCCTTATGTTATTAGCTGCAAATCAAGAATGGCAGCAACGCGTGAGAGAGGAAGTTGTTCGAGTCTGCAGAGGAAAAACTATAGATTCTGATTCTCTTAGAGATATGAAACAG TTGACGATGGTGATCAATGAATCACTAAGGCTCTACCCTGCAGTGCCTGTTATGGCAAGAGAGGCACTAAAGGAGCTCGAATTTGCCGGTACTCGTATTCCAAAGGGTGTTACTATATGGATATTGGTAATAGCTTTGCACACAGATCCAAACATATGGGGGCCAGATTCTTACCAATTTAAACCAGAGAGGTTCGCCAACGGTACAAGCGGCGCGTGCAAACTACCACATTTGTTCATGCCATTTGGGTTCGGGCCAAGGATATGCTTAGGGCTGAACCTAGCCATGGTTGAGCTCAAGAtacttcttgctcatatattgTCCAacttctctatctctctctctccaaaataTGTTCATTCTCCGTCGATGAATCTAGTTCTTGAGCCAAGAAATGGGGTCCATCTCGTGATTAAAAGGTTGGATCGCCATGTTGCTGCTTCTTGA